In bacterium, the sequence TGAGCGTCCTGCCGCGTCTCGGCTGGCCGCTCAGCCTCCTCTTCGTCGTAGCGTTGATGGTGGCGCTCGCGATCGCGGTCGAGCGGTTCGCGCTCCGGCCGCTCGCGGGCCGGCCGCCGCTGGCGCTCGCCATGTCCACGCTCGGCGTCACGTTCGCGCTCGGGGGCCTCGCGCAGGCCCTCTGGGGCACCGAGCCGCGGCGGCTCTCGCTCGGGATCGCCGCGGAGCCGATCCAGGCCGCCGGCATTCTCGTCAATCGCGTGGACCTGTTCGCTGCCGGCGCGGTGACGGTCATCGTCGCCGCGCTCATCTGGTTCTTTCAGCGGACCAAGCTCGGGCTGGGCCTGCGCGCCGTCGCCGACGACCACGAAGCGGCCATGTCGGTCGGCATCGCCCTGCGCCAGGTGTGGGTGGTCGCGTGGACGCTCTCCGGGCTCGTCGCCATCGCCGCGGGAATCCTGTGGGGGAACCGCATCGGCGTCGGGTTCGCCGTCTCCCTGATTGCCTTCAAGGCGCTGCCGGTGCTCATCATTGGCGGTATCGACAGCATCCCGGGCGCGATCGTCGGCGGTCTGATCGTCGGCGCGACGGAGAGCCTGGCGGAAGGCTTCATCGGGCCCCTGGTCGGGGGCGGCGTGCAGGAGATCTTCCCCTATCTCGTGGCTCTCGTCTTTCTGATGGTGCGGCCATACGGACTGTTCGGGCGTCCGGTCATCGAGCGCGTCTAGCGGGGGGACGGCATGCTCTACCGGGAGTGCGGAGTCTACCGGACATCCTACGCCAAGGACACCGTGCTGTTTCCGCTGCGGGCGGACCGTCTCGGCACGGCGGCGCTCGTCCTAGCCGCGGTGCTCCTGCCGCCGCTGCTCGGCACGTACTGGCTGCGCGGCATCCTGATTCCGTTTCTCGTCTTCTCGCTCGCCGCCCTCGGCTTGAACTTCCTGACCGGCTACGCCGGCCAGTTGTCGCTCGGGCAGTCCGCGTTCATGGCGGTGGGCGCCTATACCGGCGTGATTCTCTACGGCCGATACGCGGTGCCGCTGCCGCTCGCGCTCCTCGGGGCGGGCCTCGTCGCCGCGGCCACCGGCGCCGTCGCCGGCACGCCGTCGCTGCGGATCAAGGGATTCTACCTCGCGGTGGCCACGCTCGCCGCGCAGTTTCTCATCACGTGGACGATCCAGCACGTACGGTGGATCAGCGGCGGCGTGTTCGCCACGATCAACACCCCGGCGGTCCGCGTGGGCAGCCTCGTGCTCGACACGGCGCTCAGACAGTATTATCTGGCGCTCGCCACCGTCGCCCTGCTCACGACGTTCGGGATGAACCTCGCGCGCAGCCGGATTGGCCGCGCGTGGATGGCGATCCGCGACCGGGATATCGCCGCGCAGATCATCGGCATTCGCCTCCTACCCTACAAGGTGCTGGCGTTCGTCGTCAGCGCCTTCTACGCCGGCGTGGCGGGCGCGCTGGTGGTGTTCTGCTGGTACGGCTCCGCCAACATC encodes:
- a CDS encoding branched-chain amino acid ABC transporter permease; amino-acid sequence: MSYGLELLVSGLLVGVLYAMVALGFVLIYKASDVFNFAQGAMTFFAALALVSVLPRLGWPLSLLFVVALMVALAIAVERFALRPLAGRPPLALAMSTLGVTFALGGLAQALWGTEPRRLSLGIAAEPIQAAGILVNRVDLFAAGAVTVIVAALIWFFQRTKLGLGLRAVADDHEAAMSVGIALRQVWVVAWTLSGLVAIAAGILWGNRIGVGFAVSLIAFKALPVLIIGGIDSIPGAIVGGLIVGATESLAEGFIGPLVGGGVQEIFPYLVALVFLMVRPYGLFGRPVIERV
- a CDS encoding branched-chain amino acid ABC transporter permease, giving the protein MLYRECGVYRTSYAKDTVLFPLRADRLGTAALVLAAVLLPPLLGTYWLRGILIPFLVFSLAALGLNFLTGYAGQLSLGQSAFMAVGAYTGVILYGRYAVPLPLALLGAGLVAAATGAVAGTPSLRIKGFYLAVATLAAQFLITWTIQHVRWISGGVFATINTPAVRVGSLVLDTALRQYYLALATVALLTTFGMNLARSRIGRAWMAIRDRDIAAQIIGIRLLPYKVLAFVVSAFYAGVAGALVVFCWYGSANIEEFDLVGSVRILGMVIIGGMGSVVGSFLGAGFVTLLPILVSVTVHRIGALSGGPALSGLISSVEDVIFGTAIILFLVLEPLGLARLWKTIKDYLRLWPFPY